One Deinococcus grandis DNA window includes the following coding sequences:
- the acnA gene encoding aconitate hydratase AcnA gives MAMNLFGTRDVLTTQSGQKLYYYNLNKLQEQGFEITRLPVSIKVLLESVLREANDYDVRREDVTTVAGWKPVNEEVEIPFKPARVILQDFTGVPAVVDLAAMRSAMVKLGGDPSKINPLIPVDLVIDHSVQVDEFGTDFALANNMALEFERNRERYEFLRWGQQAFDNFGVVPPASGIVHQVNLEYLAKGVQSRPEDDGVVVYPDSLVGTDSHTTMINGLGIVGWGVGGIEAEAVMLGQPIYMLMPEVIGFKITGAMPEGATATDLALRVTEMLRAKGVVGKFVEFYGAGLSNMTLPDRATIANMAPEYGATMGFFPVDDEALRYLRRTGRLDTEVELVEAYYKAQGMYRTDETVDPVFTDTIELDLGTIVPSLAGPKRPQDRVDLTGMHTVFNEALTAPVKARGFELPEGKLDAQGTIGGTDIKIGHGAVTLASITSCTNTSNPSVLIAAGLVAKKAVELGLKSKPWVKTSLAPGSRVVTEYLEAAGLQSYLDQIGFNTVGYGCMTCIGNSGPLPEPVVEAIQEGDLVVASVLSGNRNFEGRVNPHIKANYLASPPLVVAYALAGTVVNDIVNDPIGTGPDGQSVYLRDVWPTTAEIQQVMDQAINAEMFKKVYDGIEKSNQDWNAIPVAEGALYDWKEDSTYIQNPPFFDNLAGGPSDIVSIEGARALVKVGDSVTTDHISPAGSFKADTPAGKFLTERGIAPKDFNSYGSRRGNDRIMTRGTFANIRLKNQLAPGTEGGFTTDYTTGQVSSIYDASVNYKASNIPLVIFAGKDYGMGSSRDWAAKGTFLLGVKAVIAESFERIHRSNLVGMGVLPLQYKNGETADSLGINGDETFDVILPGDLKPRQDVTVKITAADGQSRTITVQCRIDTPVEIDYYKNGGILQTVLRGILAKSNEVKA, from the coding sequence ATGGCGATGAACCTGTTCGGGACGCGCGACGTCCTCACCACGCAAAGCGGTCAGAAACTCTACTACTACAACCTGAACAAACTTCAGGAGCAGGGCTTTGAGATCACCCGCCTGCCTGTCAGCATCAAGGTGCTGCTCGAGAGCGTCCTGCGCGAAGCGAACGACTACGACGTCCGCCGCGAGGACGTCACCACTGTCGCCGGGTGGAAACCCGTCAACGAGGAAGTCGAGATTCCCTTCAAGCCCGCCCGCGTGATCCTCCAGGACTTCACCGGCGTGCCCGCCGTCGTCGACCTCGCCGCCATGCGCAGCGCCATGGTCAAACTCGGCGGCGACCCCAGCAAGATCAACCCGCTGATCCCCGTGGACCTCGTCATCGACCACTCCGTGCAGGTCGACGAGTTCGGCACCGACTTCGCGCTGGCGAACAACATGGCCCTCGAATTCGAACGCAACCGCGAACGCTACGAGTTCCTCCGCTGGGGCCAGCAGGCCTTCGACAACTTCGGCGTCGTGCCCCCCGCCAGCGGCATCGTGCACCAGGTCAACCTGGAGTACCTCGCCAAGGGCGTCCAGAGCCGCCCCGAAGACGACGGCGTCGTCGTGTACCCCGACAGCCTCGTCGGCACGGATAGCCATACCACCATGATCAACGGCCTGGGCATCGTCGGCTGGGGCGTCGGCGGCATCGAGGCCGAGGCCGTCATGCTCGGCCAGCCCATCTACATGCTGATGCCCGAAGTGATCGGCTTCAAGATCACGGGCGCCATGCCCGAAGGCGCCACCGCCACCGACCTCGCGCTGCGCGTCACTGAGATGCTGCGCGCCAAGGGCGTCGTGGGCAAGTTCGTCGAGTTCTACGGCGCGGGCCTGAGCAACATGACCCTCCCCGACCGCGCCACCATCGCCAACATGGCCCCCGAATACGGCGCCACCATGGGCTTCTTCCCCGTGGACGACGAGGCGCTGCGTTACCTGCGCCGCACCGGCCGCCTGGACACCGAAGTCGAACTGGTCGAGGCGTACTACAAGGCCCAGGGCATGTACCGCACCGACGAGACGGTCGACCCCGTCTTCACCGACACCATCGAACTCGACCTGGGCACCATCGTCCCCAGCCTCGCGGGCCCCAAGCGTCCCCAGGACCGCGTGGACCTGACCGGGATGCACACCGTGTTCAACGAGGCCCTCACCGCGCCCGTCAAGGCCCGCGGCTTCGAACTGCCCGAAGGCAAGCTGGACGCGCAGGGCACCATCGGCGGCACCGACATCAAGATCGGCCACGGCGCCGTGACCCTCGCCAGCATCACCAGCTGCACGAACACCAGCAACCCCAGCGTCCTGATCGCCGCCGGTCTGGTCGCCAAGAAAGCCGTCGAACTGGGCCTGAAGAGCAAGCCCTGGGTCAAGACCAGCCTCGCCCCCGGCAGCCGCGTCGTCACCGAGTATCTCGAAGCCGCCGGCCTGCAGAGCTACCTCGACCAGATCGGCTTCAACACCGTCGGTTACGGCTGCATGACCTGCATCGGCAACAGCGGCCCCCTCCCCGAACCCGTCGTGGAAGCCATCCAGGAAGGTGACCTCGTCGTCGCCAGCGTCCTGTCCGGCAACCGCAACTTCGAAGGCCGCGTCAACCCGCACATCAAGGCGAACTACCTCGCCTCCCCGCCCCTGGTCGTCGCGTACGCCCTGGCCGGGACGGTCGTGAACGACATCGTGAATGACCCCATCGGCACCGGCCCCGACGGTCAGAGCGTGTACCTGCGCGACGTGTGGCCCACCACCGCCGAGATCCAGCAGGTCATGGACCAGGCCATCAACGCCGAGATGTTCAAGAAGGTCTACGACGGCATCGAGAAGAGCAACCAGGACTGGAACGCCATCCCCGTCGCCGAGGGCGCGCTGTACGACTGGAAGGAAGACAGCACCTACATCCAGAACCCGCCCTTCTTCGACAACCTCGCCGGCGGCCCCAGCGACATCGTCAGCATCGAGGGCGCCCGCGCCCTGGTGAAGGTCGGCGACTCCGTCACCACCGACCACATCAGCCCCGCCGGGAGCTTCAAGGCCGACACCCCCGCCGGGAAGTTCCTCACCGAACGCGGCATCGCTCCGAAGGACTTCAACTCCTACGGCAGCCGCCGCGGCAACGACCGCATCATGACGCGCGGCACGTTCGCCAACATCCGCCTGAAGAACCAGCTCGCCCCCGGCACCGAAGGCGGCTTCACCACCGACTACACCACCGGGCAGGTCAGCTCCATCTACGACGCCAGCGTCAACTACAAGGCCAGCAATATCCCCCTGGTCATCTTCGCGGGCAAGGACTACGGCATGGGCAGCAGCCGCGACTGGGCCGCCAAGGGCACCTTCCTGCTGGGCGTGAAGGCCGTCATCGCCGAAAGCTTCGAGCGCATCCACCGCAGCAACCTCGTCGGCATGGGCGTCCTGCCCCTGCAGTACAAGAACGGTGA